The Corynebacterium halotolerans YIM 70093 = DSM 44683 region CCTGCCCGGCGCGGTCGACGATGCGGCGGACCTGGCGGGGGTCGATGCGCCCGCCGCGCACGCCGACGAACAGCGCGTCGGTCTCCCCCGCCATCTGCGGGCGGGCCTCATCCAGCCAGGTCCGCAGGGCGTCGGTGGCGGCCGCGCCGAAGGGGACGGTGCGCTGCCTGTCGCCCTTGCCCGTCACCCGGGCGGTGCCGCGGGCCAGGTCGACGTCGGCGATGTCGAGGCCGGTCAACTCCGCCACGCGCATGCCGGTGGCGTAGAGCAGCTCGAGGATGGCGCTGTCGCGCAGGAACTCCGCCTCCGAGCCGGAGGCCGCGTTGCCGACCAGCTCGCCGGCCTGGTTCTCCCCCAGCACGGTGGGCAGTCTCCGGTTCACCTTCGGGGTGACCAGACGGGCGGCCACGTCCGCGGTGAGGTGACCCTGCCGCGTGGCCCAGGTGGAGAAGGCGCGTACCGCGGCGGTGCGCCGGGCCAGGGTGGCCCGGGATTTCCCCTCGGCGACGGCCTCCGCGAGCCAGGCGCGCAGGTTGTCGAGCGTGAATCCGGCGAAGTCCGGGACGGTGCGGGCCAGGTCCCGCAGGTCGGAGCGGTAGCCGCGCACCGTGGCCGCGGAGCGGCCGACCACCAGCTGGAGATGCTCGGCGAAGTCGTCGACCGCCTCCCCCACCTGTGACCCCTGGGGCTGCCGCGACTCCTGTGTGCTCATGGTGCCCGAGTCTACCGGCTGCCCACCGCCTGGCGGTCAC contains the following coding sequences:
- a CDS encoding tyrosine recombinase XerC, coding for MSTQESRQPQGSQVGEAVDDFAEHLQLVVGRSAATVRGYRSDLRDLARTVPDFAGFTLDNLRAWLAEAVAEGKSRATLARRTAAVRAFSTWATRQGHLTADVAARLVTPKVNRRLPTVLGENQAGELVGNAASGSEAEFLRDSAILELLYATGMRVAELTGLDIADVDLARGTARVTGKGDRQRTVPFGAAATDALRTWLDEARPQMAGETDALFVGVRGGRIDPRQVRRIVDRAGQVTGTPDLSPHSLRHSAATHLLEGGADLRVVQELLGHSSLQTTQIYTHVSAQRLKEVYSRAHPRA